One genomic segment of Nocardioides cavernaquae includes these proteins:
- a CDS encoding IS481 family transposase has translation MDAVRAVLAGASVTEVAAQVGVSRQSVHTWVGRYLSEGVAGLADRSSRPRSCPHQAAQAVERAVLELRREHARWGAKRIRLELLRKPPEYFTGPVPSTSTINRILRRHQLLKERPRKRARDSYIRFERPGPMQLWGIDIVGGITLVNTVTGELREAKIVTGIDDHSRFCVMAAVVERATARSVCLAFAQALAKYGVPEEVITDNGKQFTDRFSRHGPSRGEVLFDKLCRRNGITHRLTAPASPNQNGKVERFHGTFRPEISELGPFTSVTQAQAAVDVWVADYNRERPHQALDDRVPVVPADRFAPAPTSELELWVPPALEVAPPPPAEVPGSDPVPATAQQKATMRREPGGPIELEKSVPPSGNMSLTGHQFWLGPERAGQVIRFWIDRDWVHLSTGGHRFKSVRSRFTAAEMDRLVAQGAAPAGPPPAPSQRQPRHGVVEVERTVSMGGTVSLGRRVILAAWMLGGRKVGIWIEDDAPLLFFDPETRELLRTRPNPLEPGEQWTLQRRKPVGERPRPSTEPITVERRSDNSGGIMVAGQRVALGRQFKHAVVTVHVSESTLAIDLPDGDTKVVRRTTDQAVRNIRTMRPRTAATSIS, from the coding sequence TTGGACGCGGTTCGCGCGGTGTTGGCAGGTGCCTCGGTCACCGAGGTTGCTGCCCAGGTCGGGGTTTCCCGTCAGTCGGTCCACACGTGGGTGGGCAGGTATCTGTCTGAGGGCGTCGCCGGTCTGGCGGACCGGTCGTCGCGGCCGCGGTCGTGCCCGCATCAGGCAGCGCAGGCCGTGGAACGGGCGGTCCTCGAGTTGCGCCGCGAGCATGCCCGGTGGGGCGCGAAGCGGATCCGACTCGAGTTGCTCCGCAAACCACCGGAGTACTTCACCGGCCCGGTGCCGTCGACCTCGACGATCAACCGGATCCTGCGGCGGCACCAGCTGCTCAAGGAACGCCCACGGAAGCGGGCGCGGGATTCCTACATCCGGTTCGAGCGGCCTGGGCCGATGCAGTTGTGGGGCATCGACATCGTCGGTGGCATCACCCTGGTCAACACTGTCACTGGTGAGCTGCGGGAGGCGAAGATCGTCACCGGAATCGACGACCACTCGAGGTTCTGCGTGATGGCTGCGGTGGTCGAGCGGGCCACCGCCAGATCGGTGTGCCTGGCGTTCGCCCAGGCACTGGCGAAGTACGGGGTGCCGGAGGAGGTGATCACCGACAACGGCAAGCAGTTCACCGACCGGTTCAGTCGGCACGGACCGTCCCGTGGTGAGGTGCTGTTCGACAAGCTCTGCCGCCGCAACGGCATCACCCACCGGCTGACGGCGCCGGCATCGCCGAACCAGAACGGCAAGGTCGAGCGGTTCCACGGCACCTTCCGTCCCGAGATCAGCGAGCTGGGCCCGTTCACGTCGGTGACGCAGGCGCAGGCGGCGGTGGACGTGTGGGTGGCCGACTACAACCGGGAGAGGCCGCACCAGGCACTCGATGACCGCGTGCCGGTCGTGCCAGCGGACCGGTTCGCACCAGCCCCGACGAGCGAGCTCGAGTTGTGGGTGCCGCCCGCGTTGGAGGTCGCTCCCCCACCACCGGCTGAGGTGCCAGGTTCAGATCCTGTCCCCGCTACCGCCCAGCAGAAAGCGACGATGCGTAGGGAGCCGGGTGGGCCGATCGAGCTGGAGAAGTCGGTGCCGCCGTCGGGGAACATGAGCCTGACGGGCCATCAGTTCTGGCTGGGTCCCGAGCGGGCCGGGCAAGTGATCAGGTTCTGGATCGATCGCGACTGGGTGCACCTGTCGACCGGCGGACACCGGTTCAAGTCGGTGCGGTCGCGGTTCACCGCCGCGGAGATGGACAGGCTCGTGGCCCAGGGCGCGGCCCCAGCTGGTCCCCCGCCCGCACCGTCGCAGCGGCAGCCCCGCCATGGGGTCGTCGAAGTCGAGCGGACCGTGTCGATGGGCGGCACGGTGTCGCTGGGCAGACGGGTGATCCTGGCGGCGTGGATGCTGGGTGGGCGCAAGGTCGGGATCTGGATCGAGGACGACGCCCCGTTGCTGTTCTTCGACCCCGAGACCCGCGAGCTGCTGCGCACCCGTCCGAACCCGCTCGAGCCCGGCGAGCAGTGGACGTTGCAGCGCCGCAAGCCCGTCGGCGAAAGGCCGCGGCCGTCGACCGAGCCGATCACCGTGGAACGTCGCTCGGACAACTCCGGCGGCATCATGGTGGCCGGTCAGCGGGTCGCGTTGGGCAGGCAGTTCAAGCACGCCGTGGTCACCGTGCACGTGTCCGAGTCAACGCTGGCCATCGATCTGCCCGACGGCGACACCAAGGTCGTCCGGCGGACCACGGACCAGGCCGTCCGTAACATCAGGACCATGCGGCCACGGACCGCAGCTACCTCAATTTCCTAG
- a CDS encoding DNRLRE domain-containing protein, which translates to MAERPDAMSAALTARSQGKRVEDTSQRTERSSTWANPDGTWTTENHLGVQRFKDSQGKWVEVNLDLAAQPDGSVEPVAHPLGLKFPGKGPAGEIRLDEGQGRTVSMVLPGELTKPTVDGLKATYADVAPGVDVVLESRRTGFEQTFVLDERPTEGAAVSWDLQLKTKGLTAKAQGDGSINFVDAKNKVVSHIPAAVAWDSRVDEHTGEPVNYAPVTLAVTQRNPGHATLRVSPDAAWLVDPATQFPVTIDPTYTSTTRTTTFDTYVTQGVSSGQSSSTKLKLGKNGAGDVSRSFLEFELGTLKGRVIKGASLKLYENYSWNCSARSFDARDVSADVTTSTVWSNQPTMGTTYGTLTDAKGHSSECAAGWSSMAVTSMVQAWAADSSTVNRVGLRAQSETDSVAYKEFGSLESSTDPYLSISYNNYPGVSSVPTVSSASTYASTVYSSDTTPAFFAAASDGNANNVSINFQIHTSTAFNSGSLVTSCNSAYVASGAMANCTVGTALADNTTYFVRTQTTDGMDLSSWSTAYLTFKMAAAAPSAPMIVCPTQSDGAWSDNPPANDVACTISAAGTGNSAPGYISYSVDGALAKKVQITPSSDPNVAKVNVTVPKAKGGHGIAATAISRASVASSESDYGFGYGTTAVESPATDPVPVTTGDIKITADSPPAPSGTTASSVLKWRLASTTNDETTGWNTAQNLSATSDPATGGLKVSGTWNTMAATTDAANGNVALDPRLPATLELQVCTTYTGGATQCTWNSQPLRVLRVPHAFGAGFPVADAGPGQVALWTGEFTTAATDVVVPGYTGSLSISRTHATFAGEPNPAAAVFGPGWTASLDGSDAGLAGFQLIDNTLVDGTLVLYADDADPMVFAPTTWTRRTGTNLATGTWNGVDEATADAGVKATVTGSGTSTVFSIVDPDGVTTTFKITTAATATTDALFAPESVTEPGSGTTTYTRDPSSGRVTRILAPVPPAVTCTGAVGSPMAKGCRALDITYATTTTATSSTPGDVAGQVKKISLNIFNPAVGGSTTALIDVATYKYDDQHRLVTVTDPRPTPALTTSYAYDSSDRLTSLTPAGLAPYNLEYAGTPTKLARVKRDNPASAGGGTATLATVLYDVPTSGTGLPDLSANGVAVWGQPKAPTYAAAVFGPDKPITTLDPAAVATGDWSYASIQATDARGYTINTAEYGPGKWLPTFTQFNDDGYPILELDAGDIQAIKSGESTIGQAGTLTVYNTASNGPAATPVGSIVTDTYGPTRWVTLKNGDRVQARPHTAMTYDEASPDGGINPDTGHGWALPTTISSGPVAPDDLSFLEAAEVSKISYGSSSDTAAWKLGAARTQTTVIDGGSGDITTVSDYDSVGRVIAQRQPTATGSDAGTRKTIYYTVGTNADDASCGNKPEWAGAACRTYYAGQASGQDLISTKVTGYNAYLSPTTTVESANGGTRTTTATYDTASRPVATTVVASGISGSTSVKGSETTYDSATGLPIKQWATTGGAHVGDPINTTYDSWGRALTYEPSAGEVTTTTFDSIGRITQVVDPKGTTSYGYGYGADANGDTDRRGLPTTLTVTGGPGGALEFGGAYNADGTLVKQKLPGGLTQTTLVDAAGEPVSMEYTGQVTIDNGDGTTTIDSNGGWLGWSTENDINGRVRREWTPAGAAFTTDGLTGPAAAAAYDRAYKYDKAGRLTQVDDRTSTIGAGIDPITGEPLNETCETRAFSFDKNGNRLSLSRTPGNADGTCQTPGATGVTTKNWSYDAGDRLTGGYVYDAFGRQTTIPATDAPVAANGAITLGYTDTDAVASITQNGQTTGFALDQAGRRQTEATGPIGQAATSTTTRHYTDGSDNPGWSTLVTASGTATTRYAGSLGGDLGLTLTNPAGGGTVQAELALANPHGDVVTTANIPAAGPCVGITGWADGDEYGNKTGTGGSQTDGLNYGWLGAKERATQATGLMLMGVRVYNPATGSFSSTDPVFGGNTTAYAYPQDPVNRVDLDGRWGFSIKDAFKKAKDWADDHKKIVGAVQLGIGLVALGVCAICTAAAAISYGIAGYKTVQGYRRGGVRGALGGAASFIPVGGRLAATANVARVRAAHRAATTGKARRALQKPLARAYTIKRRAAPALDRAAFGYDSLHYAYSYR; encoded by the coding sequence GTGGCGGAGCGTCCTGATGCGATGTCGGCTGCGTTGACGGCGCGTTCGCAGGGCAAGCGTGTGGAGGACACCTCTCAGCGAACCGAGCGGTCCTCGACGTGGGCGAACCCGGATGGCACGTGGACCACCGAGAATCACCTGGGTGTGCAGCGGTTCAAGGACTCGCAGGGCAAGTGGGTGGAGGTCAATCTCGATCTGGCGGCTCAGCCGGATGGTTCGGTCGAACCGGTGGCGCACCCTCTGGGGCTGAAGTTCCCAGGCAAGGGCCCGGCCGGCGAGATCCGTCTCGACGAGGGCCAGGGCCGCACTGTGTCAATGGTGCTGCCTGGCGAGTTGACCAAGCCGACGGTCGACGGCTTGAAGGCGACCTACGCGGATGTGGCTCCGGGTGTGGACGTTGTCTTGGAGTCGCGCCGCACCGGGTTCGAGCAGACCTTCGTCCTTGACGAACGCCCGACCGAAGGTGCCGCGGTCTCGTGGGACCTGCAGTTGAAGACCAAGGGTCTGACCGCCAAGGCCCAGGGCGACGGGTCAATCAACTTTGTCGATGCCAAGAACAAGGTCGTTTCGCACATTCCTGCTGCCGTGGCCTGGGATTCGCGCGTCGACGAGCACACCGGGGAGCCGGTCAACTATGCACCAGTGACGCTGGCAGTGACCCAGCGCAACCCTGGGCATGCGACGTTGCGGGTGTCGCCGGACGCGGCCTGGTTGGTGGATCCGGCGACGCAGTTCCCGGTCACGATCGACCCGACCTACACCTCGACGACGCGGACGACGACCTTCGACACCTACGTCACCCAGGGGGTATCGAGCGGGCAGTCGTCGTCGACGAAGTTGAAGCTGGGCAAGAACGGCGCTGGCGATGTGTCGCGTTCGTTCCTGGAGTTCGAACTCGGGACGCTGAAGGGCCGTGTCATCAAGGGCGCTTCTTTGAAGCTGTATGAGAACTATTCATGGAACTGCTCGGCGCGTTCCTTCGACGCGCGCGACGTCAGCGCGGATGTCACCACCTCCACGGTCTGGTCGAACCAGCCGACCATGGGCACCACGTACGGCACCTTGACGGACGCGAAGGGCCACTCCTCGGAGTGCGCGGCGGGGTGGTCCTCGATGGCGGTCACCTCGATGGTGCAGGCCTGGGCCGCTGATTCCTCGACGGTGAATCGGGTGGGCCTGAGGGCGCAGAGCGAGACCGATTCGGTGGCGTACAAGGAGTTCGGCTCCCTGGAGTCCTCGACGGATCCGTACCTGTCGATCAGCTACAACAACTATCCCGGAGTCTCGTCGGTCCCGACGGTCTCGTCGGCCTCGACGTACGCCTCGACGGTGTACTCGTCCGACACGACGCCGGCCTTCTTCGCGGCGGCGAGTGACGGCAACGCCAACAACGTCTCGATCAACTTCCAGATCCACACGTCCACCGCGTTCAACTCGGGTTCGTTGGTGACTTCGTGCAACTCCGCGTACGTGGCCTCGGGGGCGATGGCGAACTGCACGGTGGGTACGGCCTTGGCGGACAACACCACCTACTTCGTTCGCACCCAGACCACCGACGGCATGGACCTGTCGTCGTGGTCGACGGCATATCTGACGTTCAAGATGGCCGCGGCAGCACCGTCCGCGCCAATGATCGTGTGCCCCACCCAGAGCGACGGGGCGTGGAGCGACAACCCGCCCGCCAACGATGTGGCGTGCACGATCAGCGCCGCCGGCACCGGCAACAGCGCACCGGGCTACATCAGCTACTCGGTCGACGGGGCACTGGCGAAGAAGGTCCAGATCACGCCGTCTTCGGACCCGAACGTCGCCAAGGTGAATGTCACGGTGCCGAAGGCGAAGGGTGGCCACGGTATTGCCGCGACGGCTATCAGCCGCGCAAGCGTCGCCTCCAGCGAGTCCGATTACGGTTTCGGTTACGGCACCACCGCGGTCGAGAGCCCGGCCACCGACCCCGTGCCGGTGACCACCGGCGACATCAAGATCACCGCGGACAGCCCGCCAGCTCCGTCGGGAACGACCGCTTCGTCGGTGTTGAAGTGGCGACTGGCGTCGACCACCAATGACGAGACCACTGGCTGGAACACCGCCCAGAACCTGAGCGCCACCTCGGACCCGGCGACGGGTGGTTTGAAGGTCTCGGGCACCTGGAACACCATGGCCGCAACCACCGATGCAGCCAACGGCAACGTCGCCCTCGATCCGCGCCTGCCGGCGACTCTTGAGCTGCAGGTCTGCACCACCTACACCGGCGGCGCCACGCAGTGCACCTGGAACAGCCAGCCCCTGCGGGTGCTGCGGGTGCCGCACGCCTTCGGTGCTGGATTCCCCGTCGCCGACGCGGGGCCGGGGCAGGTCGCCCTGTGGACCGGTGAGTTCACCACCGCCGCGACCGACGTGGTCGTGCCCGGTTACACCGGTTCGCTGTCGATCTCACGCACCCACGCCACCTTCGCCGGTGAACCGAACCCGGCCGCAGCGGTGTTCGGTCCGGGCTGGACCGCGTCCCTGGACGGCTCCGATGCCGGACTCGCGGGATTCCAGCTGATCGACAACACCCTCGTCGACGGCACTTTGGTGCTGTATGCCGACGATGCGGACCCGATGGTGTTCGCCCCGACGACCTGGACGCGCCGCACCGGCACCAACCTGGCAACCGGCACCTGGAACGGGGTCGATGAGGCCACCGCCGACGCAGGCGTCAAGGCCACCGTCACCGGATCCGGCACCTCAACGGTGTTCTCGATCGTCGACCCCGACGGCGTCACCACGACCTTCAAGATCACCACCGCCGCCACCGCCACAACCGATGCGCTCTTCGCCCCGGAGTCCGTCACCGAGCCGGGCTCGGGCACTACGACCTACACCCGCGATCCCTCCTCAGGCCGCGTGACCAGGATCCTTGCGCCGGTCCCGCCCGCCGTCACCTGCACCGGTGCGGTCGGATCGCCGATGGCGAAGGGGTGCCGTGCCCTGGACATCACCTACGCCACCACCACGACCGCGACTAGCAGCACGCCGGGCGATGTGGCAGGCCAGGTGAAGAAGATCAGCCTCAACATCTTCAACCCGGCCGTCGGCGGATCGACGACAGCGCTGATCGATGTCGCGACCTACAAGTACGACGACCAGCACCGACTGGTCACGGTGACGGACCCGCGCCCGACCCCGGCCCTGACCACGAGCTACGCCTACGACAGCTCGGACCGGCTCACGTCCCTCACCCCGGCCGGTCTTGCGCCGTACAACCTTGAGTACGCCGGCACCCCGACGAAACTGGCCCGTGTCAAGCGCGACAATCCGGCCTCGGCGGGCGGCGGAACCGCGACGCTGGCCACGGTGCTCTACGACGTTCCCACCTCCGGGACCGGCTTGCCGGACCTGTCGGCCAACGGTGTCGCCGTGTGGGGTCAGCCGAAGGCCCCGACCTACGCCGCAGCGGTCTTCGGGCCCGACAAGCCGATCACCACCCTCGACCCGGCCGCAGTCGCCACGGGGGACTGGTCCTACGCCTCCATCCAGGCCACCGACGCGCGTGGCTACACGATCAACACCGCCGAATACGGACCGGGCAAATGGCTGCCCACGTTCACTCAGTTCAACGACGACGGCTACCCGATCCTCGAACTGGACGCAGGGGACATCCAGGCGATCAAGTCCGGTGAATCCACCATCGGCCAAGCCGGCACTCTCACGGTCTACAACACCGCCAGCAACGGCCCCGCCGCCACCCCGGTCGGATCGATCGTCACCGACACCTACGGACCAACCCGTTGGGTCACCCTGAAGAACGGTGACCGCGTGCAGGCCCGCCCGCACACCGCTATGACCTATGACGAGGCCTCGCCGGATGGCGGGATCAACCCCGACACCGGCCACGGCTGGGCGCTGCCCACCACCATTAGCAGCGGACCGGTCGCCCCCGACGACCTCAGTTTCCTGGAGGCGGCCGAGGTCAGCAAAATCAGCTACGGGTCTTCAAGCGACACCGCGGCGTGGAAGCTCGGCGCGGCCCGCACCCAAACCACCGTCATCGATGGCGGATCGGGCGACATCACCACCGTCAGCGACTACGACTCGGTTGGTCGTGTCATCGCCCAGCGGCAGCCCACCGCCACCGGCTCTGATGCCGGGACCCGCAAGACGATCTACTACACCGTCGGCACCAACGCCGACGACGCGTCGTGTGGGAACAAGCCCGAATGGGCCGGCGCGGCATGCCGCACGTACTACGCAGGTCAGGCATCAGGCCAAGACCTGATCTCGACCAAGGTCACCGGCTACAACGCCTACCTGTCCCCGACCACCACCGTCGAGTCGGCCAACGGCGGAACCCGCACCACCACCGCGACGTACGACACGGCCTCACGACCGGTCGCCACGACCGTGGTCGCGTCGGGAATCTCCGGCTCGACGTCGGTCAAGGGCAGCGAAACGACCTACGACTCCGCGACGGGCCTCCCGATCAAGCAGTGGGCCACTACCGGCGGCGCCCACGTCGGTGACCCGATCAACACGACCTATGACTCGTGGGGTCGCGCGCTGACCTACGAACCCTCGGCCGGGGAGGTCACCACGACGACCTTCGACAGCATCGGACGGATCACGCAGGTGGTGGACCCGAAGGGGACCACCAGCTACGGCTACGGCTACGGCGCCGACGCCAACGGCGACACCGACCGACGTGGTCTGCCGACCACCCTCACCGTCACCGGCGGACCGGGCGGTGCCCTTGAGTTCGGCGGTGCGTACAACGCGGATGGCACCCTCGTGAAGCAGAAGCTTCCCGGCGGACTGACACAAACCACCCTGGTGGATGCGGCGGGTGAGCCGGTCAGCATGGAATACACCGGCCAGGTCACCATCGACAACGGCGACGGCACCACCACCATCGACTCCAACGGTGGCTGGCTGGGCTGGTCGACCGAGAACGACATCAACGGCCGCGTCCGCCGCGAGTGGACCCCGGCCGGTGCCGCGTTCACCACCGATGGCCTCACCGGACCCGCCGCAGCTGCGGCGTATGACCGCGCCTACAAGTACGACAAGGCCGGCCGCCTGACCCAGGTCGATGACCGCACCAGCACGATAGGGGCGGGCATCGATCCGATCACTGGCGAACCGCTCAACGAAACCTGCGAAACCCGCGCGTTCAGCTTCGACAAGAACGGCAACCGTCTGTCGCTGTCGCGCACCCCAGGTAACGCCGACGGCACCTGCCAGACGCCGGGCGCAACCGGCGTCACCACCAAGAACTGGTCCTACGATGCCGGTGACAGGCTCACCGGCGGGTACGTCTATGACGCGTTCGGCCGCCAAACAACCATCCCCGCCACCGATGCACCCGTCGCCGCGAACGGGGCGATCACGCTGGGCTACACCGACACCGACGCCGTCGCCTCGATCACCCAGAACGGCCAGACGACTGGGTTCGCGCTGGATCAGGCCGGACGCCGCCAGACGGAAGCCACCGGTCCCATCGGACAAGCGGCAACGTCCACCACCACGCGTCACTACACCGACGGATCCGACAACCCCGGCTGGTCCACCCTCGTCACCGCATCCGGGACCGCGACCACCCGCTACGCCGGCTCACTCGGCGGAGACCTCGGACTCACGCTGACCAACCCCGCCGGCGGCGGAACTGTGCAGGCTGAGCTCGCGCTCGCGAATCCGCACGGTGATGTCGTCACCACCGCGAACATCCCCGCCGCCGGCCCCTGTGTCGGGATCACCGGCTGGGCAGACGGCGACGAGTACGGCAACAAGACCGGAACGGGTGGATCCCAGACGGACGGCCTCAACTACGGATGGCTCGGCGCCAAGGAACGCGCGACCCAGGCCACCGGACTCATGCTCATGGGGGTTCGGGTCTACAACCCAGCAACCGGTTCCTTTAGCTCAACCGACCCTGTCTTCGGCGGCAACACAACCGCCTATGCGTACCCCCAAGACCCAGTGAATCGCGTCGACCTTGATGGACGTTGGGGCTTTAGCATCAAGGATGCATTCAAGAAGGCAAAGGACTGGGCGGACGACCATAAGAAGATTGTCGGAGCAGTCCAACTGGGCATCGGCCTCGTGGCCTTGGGTGTGTGCGCCATTTGTACCGCGGCTGCAGCAATCTCATATGGGATCGCTGGCTATAAGACCGTGCAGGGCTATCGACGCGGAGGGGTCAGGGGCGCGCTCGGAGGTGCAGCAAGCTTCATCCCAGTCGGGGGTCGACTGGCAGCGACGGCCAACGTCGCGCGCGTTAGGGCAGCTCACCGCGCGGCGACGACTGGCAAGGCACGCCGTGCCCTTCAGAAGCCTTTGGCCCGCGCCTATACGATCAAGCGCCGTGCGGCACCGGCACTCGACAGGGCCGCCTTTGGCTACGACTCTCTCCACTATGCATACAGTTATCGGTAG